Sequence from the Deltaproteobacteria bacterium IMCC39524 genome:
ACATAAAAGACCTCTCGTCGATAATGGTTACAGTCAGCGCGAGAGGAAAGTGCCACGACCATGGACTGTTGGAACGTCGGTTCCGTGGATCGACGAGTGGCAGTCAGTACACCTGTTGTAGAACGCCTGCTTCATGGATGAGTTGTCGAGTGTCCCTTGGGGAGACAAGCGGCCCTGATGCCCGGAGTGGCATTGCATACAAAGGAAGGGCTGGGCGACTTCGAGTAGCGGGTCGTTGGGAGAGCCATGAGGCCTGTGGCAGTTGGTGCATTCTTCGGTTACGTCAGCGTGCTCATAGACGAACGGGCCCTGGTACTCCATGTGACAGCGGGTGCATAGGGCCTTTGTGGTAATCCCTTTGAGGTTTTTGTTGTTGGTCGAGTTGTGCGGATCGTGGCAGTCGGTGCAGGCCATCTTGTGCTCCGGCACCGGGTGATGCGAGAACTGGGAGAACTCCATCTTAACTTGTGTGTGACAGCCAGTGCAGAGTTCCTCCTGCTCGTGGCGATTGACTTTCTGCTGAGGTCCCTTGTGCAGCTTGTGGCAGTCAAAACAGCTCACATCATTCATTGCATGGACACTTGCATTCCAGCCGCTCAGGTTCGGGGTGGACGCCGCCGAATGACATTTCAGACAAATCATTGATTTGGCTTGGGAGGGGAACTCGGTAAGCGGAAGCAGGCTTTTGATGTCACAGGTCTTCTGCTCTGCAGCATGTTCGATGGCCTTGCTGCCCGGGCCATGGCAGGACTCACAGTTGACCAGAGGCAGGCCGGTCTCTTCCGAGATCTGGTCACCGTGAATCGAACGTTTGAAATCCGAGTAGACTTTGTCGTGCTTGTGGCAGCTGGCGAGACAGTTCTCGTCGCCCACGTAGTTGGCTTCCAGGTCACCAACCAGGATGGTTTCGTAGTCTCTGACCGGTGCAATCGGCTGAGAAGACTTTAAGGTGGCCACGTCGGTACAGGCGACGCTGAAGAGACTTGCCAGGAACAGATAGAGCAGTATTCGATGTTTCAAGATAGACCTCCTGATGAAAAATCCCGAACCTTTAATTTCATGATTATGTGTACAGATTAAAAGAATTCCCGAAGCGACATTACTAAAGCCAGCATAATAAATGAGCCCATTATGAGGTTTTTTGTTTTAAAATCAAGGCTCTTGCTCTGATTAAGGCTATTTAGTTAGGTTTTTGCAAAGTATGGGTGGCGGATTTTTAGAGAGGTTTTTTTCATTAACTATCTGAAATAACAGAGATATGGAAAACTTTAAGAGCGTTGCTGGTGCTTGTCGTGGGACGAGGTATACTTGAAGACAAGCAGAGTTACAAAATTCATCCGGGGAGTTGGACGCAGCTTCCCGCTTCGCCCTGGCAGACTTGCCCTCCTGGTCTCCAGGGTTTTTTTGTCTGCTGTGAGCTACTTGGTCGAGGTTTAAGAACTAACGGGGAGTTGGTCGTTTTTCTGTGCTGCCAGGCTGGCAAAGTCATAGCGTGACAGGGTGGCCATGAATTCTTTGCGAATCTGAGCCCAGGCACCGTGGACCGGGCAGAAGAACTCGCGTTCGCAGGAACCTTTTTCGATCAGGCACTGGTTAAGATAAACCGGGCCTTCCTGGGATTTGATAATGTCGAGGAGCGTGATCTCAGCAGGTTCCTTGGCCAGGTAAAAGCCGCCACCGACACCGCGTTGAGATCCGACGATACCGTCTTTGATCAGTGGTTGGAAGATCTTGGTCAGAAACGCCGGGGTGATCTCCTGTGCTTTGCAGATATCCTTCTTGTAAATAATCTCACCAGCGGGCTGGCGGGACATGTAAAGAATGGCGCGGATGGCATATTCTGTTGCACGAGTAATAATCAAGACTGTTTCCTCTTCTAGAGCTATACTTGACAATATTTGTAATAAAATAGTGTTCTTCATGAATCATGTCAATCTTTAATGCGAATGTTAAATCTGGAAGTCCTTTAGATCAATAGTGACGTGCATATAAGATGATCGACTTCTGATGTCTTTCCCTTCCTGAAAAGGTTCTATAACCAAAACTAAAGGCAGGGCAAGCCCAGGCTACCTAATTAATGCAAAGACGCGGAGACGCAGAGAGAGCAATAGTCAGAATTGAGCCATCTTTAAAACTTTGAAGCGTTTTTCCTCTACGCTCTTTGCACCTTATGCGTTAAACACTTTTTGGGGTTATAGAACCGTCCTGCAATTAAAACCCTGAGCAAAAAGCCACTGTTGTGGATTGACAGTCCCTTTTCGCTACAGGCATTATGCCGGTGTTCTAAAGCTGTTTCGGTTTATGAAAGGACTACGATGTCTGCAGAAAAGGTCGTCGGGCGTTTTGCGCCTAGCCCTACCGGGCCATTGCACTTTGGTTCACTGGTCGCCGCAGTCGGTAGCTACTGCCTGGCTCGCCGAGAAGGTGGCTTGTGGCTGTTACGTATGGAAGACCTTGATCCTCCTCGCGTGGTGCCAGGTGCGGCCGACGAGATTCTGTCCTCCCTGGAGATGTTGGGCCTGCATTGGGATGGAGAGGTTGTCTGGCAGAGTCAGCGCAACGAGGCATATCTTGCCGCCGTGGAGACGTTGCGGGATAAAGGGCTGGTCTTTGACTGCGCTTGTACACGTAAAGAAATTATCCTGAGTGCTCCTCATCCTGGTGAAGAAGGCCCCATCTACCCCGGCA
This genomic interval carries:
- a CDS encoding DmsE family decaheme c-type cytochrome, which codes for MKHRILLYLFLASLFSVACTDVATLKSSQPIAPVRDYETILVGDLEANYVGDENCLASCHKHDKVYSDFKRSIHGDQISEETGLPLVNCESCHGPGSKAIEHAAEQKTCDIKSLLPLTEFPSQAKSMICLKCHSAASTPNLSGWNASVHAMNDVSCFDCHKLHKGPQQKVNRHEQEELCTGCHTQVKMEFSQFSHHPVPEHKMACTDCHDPHNSTNNKNLKGITTKALCTRCHMEYQGPFVYEHADVTEECTNCHRPHGSPNDPLLEVAQPFLCMQCHSGHQGRLSPQGTLDNSSMKQAFYNRCTDCHSSIHGTDVPTVHGRGTFLSR
- a CDS encoding Rrf2 family transcriptional regulator; translated protein: MIITRATEYAIRAILYMSRQPAGEIIYKKDICKAQEITPAFLTKIFQPLIKDGIVGSQRGVGGGFYLAKEPAEITLLDIIKSQEGPVYLNQCLIEKGSCEREFFCPVHGAWAQIRKEFMATLSRYDFASLAAQKNDQLPVSS